The Saccharopolyspora gloriosae genome has a segment encoding these proteins:
- a CDS encoding MFS transporter, protein MSGTHDVRLLDVFKGQPKAVWITAFAAVIAFMGIGLVDPILLSIAEALHAGPEQVTLLFSSYLGVQVIAMLVTGAFSARFGPKRTVVTGLVLIVLATVACAVAGSIGQLVALRAVWGLGNAFFIATALSVIVGAASGGQQAAILLYEAALGIGLSTGPLLGALLGNISWRGPFAGTAVLMAIALVLSAGFLPADEKDPAKRPKVRLLDPLRALKHGGLLRTALGSAFYTAAFFVVLAWAPFVLEFGAIAVGLVFFGWGLCVAVAGVTLAPKLAARFGDAGGTVIAVLLYAVLLAVMAIGTKPVVVVAVILSGIASGLLNTLFTGTAMSVSDAPRPVASAGYNFCRWFGGAVAATLVGHVADWFGSPHAPFAVAAALCVISACLLVTDLRKTDDPHRVPAEAAAVGEEF, encoded by the coding sequence ATGAGCGGCACGCACGACGTCCGGCTGCTGGACGTCTTCAAGGGCCAACCCAAGGCGGTGTGGATCACGGCGTTCGCCGCCGTGATCGCCTTCATGGGCATCGGCCTGGTCGATCCGATCCTGCTGTCCATCGCCGAAGCCCTGCACGCCGGACCTGAGCAGGTGACCCTGCTGTTCTCGTCCTACCTGGGCGTTCAGGTCATCGCGATGCTCGTCACCGGTGCTTTCAGCGCCCGATTCGGCCCGAAGCGGACGGTGGTCACCGGCCTCGTCCTGATCGTGCTGGCCACCGTCGCCTGCGCCGTCGCCGGTTCGATCGGGCAGCTCGTGGCGCTGCGCGCGGTGTGGGGCCTGGGCAACGCGTTCTTCATCGCGACCGCCCTGTCGGTGATCGTCGGCGCGGCCAGCGGCGGCCAGCAGGCGGCGATCCTGCTGTACGAGGCGGCCCTCGGCATCGGTCTGTCCACCGGCCCGCTGCTCGGCGCGCTGCTGGGCAACATCTCCTGGCGCGGTCCGTTCGCGGGCACTGCGGTGCTGATGGCGATCGCGCTGGTGCTCTCGGCCGGTTTCCTGCCCGCGGACGAGAAGGACCCGGCGAAGCGGCCGAAGGTGCGGCTGCTCGATCCGCTGCGCGCCCTCAAGCACGGCGGACTGCTGCGCACGGCGCTCGGTTCGGCGTTCTACACGGCGGCGTTCTTCGTGGTGCTGGCCTGGGCGCCGTTCGTTCTGGAGTTCGGCGCGATCGCCGTCGGCCTGGTGTTCTTCGGCTGGGGCCTGTGCGTTGCGGTCGCGGGCGTGACGCTCGCGCCGAAGCTCGCCGCCCGGTTCGGGGACGCGGGCGGCACGGTGATCGCCGTGCTGCTCTACGCGGTGCTGCTGGCGGTGATGGCGATCGGGACGAAGCCGGTCGTGGTGGTGGCGGTGATCCTCAGCGGTATCGCCTCCGGCCTGCTCAACACCTTGTTCACCGGCACCGCGATGAGCGTGAGCGACGCGCCGCGTCCGGTGGCCAGCGCCGGGTACAACTTCTGCCGCTGGTTCGGCGGAGCCGTGGCGGCGACGCTCGTCGGGCACGTCGCGGACTGGTTCGGTTCGCCGCACGCCCCGTTCGCGGTTGCGGCGGCGCTGTGCGTGATCTCGGCTTGCCTGCTGGTCACGGACCTGCGCAAGACCGACGACCCGCACCGAGTCCCGGCCGAGGCCGCCGCCGTCGGCGAAGAGTTCTGA
- a CDS encoding HAD family phosphatase, producing MQPAAVLFDLDGVLVDSEQLWDRIRREVVAAHGGRWADGATEAMQGMSTPEWARYLVEDLGARLTADDAAEKVIAEMARVYADDAPVLPGATDTVRRVAERFPIAIASSAPPRIIQAFLDSTGVSVGATVSSEQVGAGKPAPDVYLEAARMLGVAATDCVAVEDSSNGLRAAIAAGTTVLAVPNPHFPPAADALAGTHRVLGDITELPAALDELG from the coding sequence GTGCAACCAGCAGCCGTGCTCTTCGACCTCGACGGCGTCCTCGTCGACTCCGAACAACTCTGGGACCGCATCCGCCGCGAAGTCGTCGCGGCCCACGGCGGCCGATGGGCCGACGGCGCGACCGAGGCCATGCAAGGCATGAGCACCCCCGAATGGGCGCGCTACCTGGTCGAAGACCTCGGCGCCCGGCTCACCGCCGACGACGCGGCCGAGAAGGTCATCGCCGAGATGGCCCGCGTCTACGCCGACGACGCCCCCGTGCTGCCCGGCGCGACCGACACCGTGCGCCGCGTCGCCGAACGGTTCCCCATCGCGATCGCCAGCTCCGCACCACCGCGCATCATCCAGGCGTTCCTGGACAGCACCGGTGTCTCCGTCGGCGCCACCGTCTCCAGCGAACAGGTCGGCGCAGGCAAGCCCGCGCCCGACGTCTACCTCGAAGCGGCCCGCATGCTCGGCGTCGCCGCCACCGACTGCGTGGCCGTCGAAGACTCCAGCAACGGCCTGCGCGCCGCGATCGCGGCGGGAACCACGGTGCTCGCCGTCCCGAACCCGCACTTCCCACCGGCCGCGGACGCCCTCGCCGGAACGCACCGCGTACTCGGCGACATCACCGAACTCCCCGCTGCCCTGGACGAACTCGGCTGA
- a CDS encoding alpha/beta hydrolase, producing the protein MDLNRSAGRTAAALIAAGLASSLLAIPASAAEPPAPELQWGPCPADVPTAPYDIKCAVLPVPVNYADPDGPQMDLMISRMASQNPERRRGVLLLDPGGPGGSGLTFSADLAKQGLPSSVLDGYDLIGMDTRGVGHSSPVSCGFTEEQARYGNMPPYAVDDAAVIERAEPARRIAEQCDQHDQDGRLRSLTTANMARDLDRIRAALGEQKAGFYGASYGSALGSAYASMFPERTDRVVLDSIIGDTVLDREGMRRYGLGTEQAFPDFAAWVAERHGSYGLGSTPEEVRRTYFELADRLHAQPVAGVDGGIFRLATFGGLFGEPAYGRTAQLWQSLRDSDEAAVRNQLGATDGPAGQLSPADNSLSVFLAVSCNDVNWPEDIKTYRHGVAEDRERFPLYGAATANVMPCAFWAHEPAEPPAPVIDDGSQNVLIVQNRRDPVTPHLGAEMLREKFGDRARLVSVDEAGHGAYLNSGNACALDVTTAFLVDGERPEQDMSCAASATRGDAN; encoded by the coding sequence ATGGATCTCAACAGGAGCGCAGGCCGGACTGCGGCGGCGCTGATCGCGGCGGGCTTGGCGAGCTCACTGCTGGCGATACCGGCATCGGCGGCGGAACCACCGGCGCCGGAGCTGCAGTGGGGACCGTGCCCGGCGGACGTGCCGACCGCGCCGTACGACATCAAGTGCGCGGTGCTGCCGGTGCCGGTGAACTACGCGGACCCGGACGGCCCGCAGATGGACCTCATGATCTCGCGGATGGCCAGCCAGAACCCGGAGCGGCGACGCGGCGTGCTGCTGCTCGACCCGGGCGGACCGGGCGGATCGGGACTGACCTTCTCGGCCGACCTGGCCAAGCAGGGACTGCCCTCGAGCGTCCTGGACGGCTACGACCTGATCGGGATGGACACCAGGGGAGTCGGGCATTCGTCACCGGTGAGCTGCGGATTCACCGAGGAGCAGGCCCGCTACGGCAACATGCCGCCCTATGCGGTGGACGACGCCGCGGTCATCGAGCGGGCCGAGCCCGCCCGCAGGATCGCCGAGCAGTGCGACCAGCACGACCAGGACGGACGGCTGCGCAGCCTGACCACCGCGAACATGGCCCGCGACCTGGACCGGATCCGGGCCGCGCTCGGTGAGCAGAAGGCCGGCTTCTACGGGGCGTCCTACGGTTCCGCACTCGGTTCCGCCTACGCCTCGATGTTCCCGGAGCGCACCGACCGGGTGGTGCTGGACAGCATCATCGGCGACACCGTCCTGGACCGGGAGGGAATGCGCCGGTACGGGCTCGGCACCGAGCAGGCGTTCCCGGACTTCGCAGCGTGGGTCGCCGAACGGCACGGGTCCTACGGCTTGGGCAGCACGCCCGAGGAAGTGCGGCGGACCTACTTCGAGCTCGCCGACCGCCTCCACGCTCAACCGGTGGCCGGGGTCGACGGCGGAATATTCCGGCTGGCCACCTTCGGCGGCCTGTTCGGCGAACCGGCCTACGGCCGCACCGCGCAGCTCTGGCAGTCGCTGCGGGACTCCGACGAGGCCGCCGTGCGCAACCAGCTCGGCGCGACCGACGGCCCGGCCGGACAGCTCTCCCCCGCGGACAACTCGCTGTCCGTGTTCCTCGCGGTGAGCTGCAACGACGTCAACTGGCCGGAGGACATCAAGACCTACCGGCACGGCGTGGCCGAGGACCGCGAGAGGTTCCCGCTCTACGGCGCGGCCACCGCGAACGTGATGCCCTGCGCGTTCTGGGCGCACGAGCCCGCCGAGCCGCCGGCGCCGGTCATCGACGACGGCTCGCAGAACGTGCTCATCGTGCAGAACCGGCGCGACCCGGTCACGCCGCATCTCGGCGCCGAGATGCTCCGGGAGAAGTTCGGGGACCGGGCGCGGCTGGTGAGCGTCGACGAGGCCGGGCACGGCGCCTACCTGAACAGCGGCAACGCCTGCGCGCTGGACGTCACCACCGCGTTCCTCGTCGACGGCGAACGGCCGGAGCAGGACATGTCCTGCGCGGCCTCGGCCACCCGCGGCGACGCGAACTGA
- a CDS encoding GNAT family N-acetyltransferase, giving the protein MRIRKFDEPDWPEVWPIIREIARAQDTFCYDPDLTAEQARGLWLETSPGRTVVAVDDDRVLGTAKMGPNRAGPGAHVSTASFMVAADARGRGVGAALCEDTLRWARDEGYAGMQFNAVVESNRSAVKLYERLGFTVIGTVPGAFQHPDLGRIGLHVMYCPF; this is encoded by the coding sequence ATGCGGATCCGGAAGTTCGACGAGCCCGACTGGCCCGAGGTGTGGCCGATCATCCGCGAGATCGCCCGCGCCCAGGACACGTTCTGCTACGACCCGGACCTCACCGCCGAGCAGGCCCGCGGCCTGTGGCTGGAGACGTCCCCCGGTCGCACCGTCGTCGCCGTCGACGACGACCGGGTGCTGGGCACCGCCAAGATGGGTCCCAATCGCGCGGGACCGGGAGCGCACGTCTCCACCGCGAGTTTCATGGTCGCCGCGGACGCCCGCGGGCGCGGCGTCGGAGCCGCGCTGTGCGAGGACACCCTGCGCTGGGCGCGCGACGAGGGCTACGCAGGCATGCAGTTCAACGCGGTCGTCGAGTCGAACCGCTCGGCGGTCAAGCTCTACGAACGCCTCGGCTTCACCGTGATCGGCACCGTCCCCGGCGCCTTCCAGCACCCGGACCTCGGACGCATCGGCCTGCACGTCATGTACTGCCCGTTCTGA
- a CDS encoding excinuclease ABC subunit UvrA, which produces MSKVTSTAEPHIADTHDLIRVQGARENNLQDVSVEIPKRRLTVFTGVSGSGKSSLVFGTIAADSQRMINETYSAFVQGFMPTLARPDVDVLEGLTTAIIVDQERMGSDPRSTVGTATDTGAMLRILFSRLGQPHIGSPQAFSFNVASISGAGAVTMERGGQTVKERRSFSVTGGMCPHCEGRGAVTDFDHAQLFDADKSLAEGALTIPGYSMDSWYGRIYMGSGFLDPDKPIRKYSKAELHDLLHKEATRVKVDNVNVTYEGVIPRIRKSFLAKDREAMQPHIRAFVDRAITFTDCPECEGTRLSAAARSSKIDAINIADACSMQISDLADWVRGLAEPSVAPLLEKLLHTLDSFVEIGLGYLSLDRPSGTLSGGEAQRTKMIRHLGSSLTDVTYVFDEPTIGLHPHDIQRMNALLLRLRDKGNTVLVVEHKPETIAIADHVVDLGPGAGTAGGAVCFEGSVAGLRTGGTITGRHFDDRTALKDSVRQPTGALEVRGADSHNLRGVDVDVPLGVLCVVTGVAGSGKSSLIQGSVSGRDGVVTVDQGAIRGSRRSNPATYTGLLDPIRKAFAKVNGVKPGLFSANSEGACPNCNGAGVVYTDLAMMAGVATTCEECEGKRFQASVLDHQLGGRDISEVLAMSVTEAEEFFGSGAARTPAAHKILTRLADVGLGYIRLGQPLTTLSGGERQRLKLATHLGEKGGVYVLDEPTTGLHLADVEQLLGLLDRLVDSGKSVIVVEHHQAVMAHADRIIDLGPGAGHDGGRVVFEGTPAELVADRSTLTGEHLAAYVGA; this is translated from the coding sequence ATGAGCAAGGTGACCAGCACGGCCGAGCCGCACATCGCTGACACTCACGACCTGATTCGCGTGCAGGGGGCGCGGGAGAACAACCTCCAGGACGTCAGCGTTGAGATTCCGAAGCGGCGGCTGACGGTGTTCACCGGGGTGTCCGGCTCCGGCAAGAGCTCGCTCGTGTTCGGGACCATCGCCGCCGACTCGCAGCGGATGATCAACGAGACCTACAGCGCCTTCGTGCAGGGATTCATGCCGACGCTGGCGCGGCCCGACGTCGACGTCCTCGAAGGACTGACCACCGCGATCATCGTGGACCAGGAGCGGATGGGGTCCGACCCCCGATCCACGGTCGGCACCGCCACCGACACCGGCGCGATGCTGCGCATCCTGTTCAGCAGGCTCGGGCAGCCGCACATCGGCTCGCCGCAGGCGTTCTCCTTCAACGTCGCCTCGATCAGCGGGGCGGGCGCGGTCACGATGGAACGCGGCGGGCAGACCGTGAAGGAGCGGCGCAGCTTCAGCGTCACCGGGGGAATGTGCCCGCACTGCGAAGGCCGGGGCGCGGTCACCGATTTCGACCACGCGCAGCTGTTCGACGCGGACAAGTCGCTGGCCGAGGGGGCGCTCACCATCCCCGGTTACAGCATGGACAGCTGGTACGGGCGGATCTACATGGGCTCGGGCTTCCTCGACCCGGACAAGCCGATCCGGAAGTACTCGAAGGCGGAACTGCACGACCTGCTGCACAAAGAAGCGACCCGGGTCAAGGTCGACAACGTCAACGTGACCTACGAGGGCGTGATCCCGCGGATCCGGAAGTCGTTCCTGGCCAAGGACCGGGAGGCGATGCAGCCGCACATCCGCGCGTTCGTGGACCGGGCGATCACCTTCACCGACTGCCCGGAGTGCGAGGGCACGCGGCTCAGCGCGGCCGCCCGGTCGTCGAAGATCGACGCGATCAACATCGCCGACGCGTGTTCGATGCAGATCAGCGACCTCGCCGACTGGGTGCGGGGGCTGGCCGAGCCGTCGGTGGCGCCGCTGCTGGAGAAGCTGCTGCACACGCTCGACTCCTTCGTGGAGATCGGGCTCGGGTACCTGTCGCTGGACCGGCCGTCGGGCACGCTCTCGGGCGGTGAGGCGCAGCGGACCAAGATGATCCGCCACCTCGGTTCCTCGCTCACCGACGTCACCTACGTCTTCGACGAGCCGACGATCGGGTTGCACCCGCACGACATCCAGCGGATGAACGCCCTGCTGCTGCGGCTGCGGGACAAGGGCAACACGGTGCTCGTCGTGGAGCACAAGCCGGAGACGATCGCGATCGCCGACCACGTCGTTGATCTCGGCCCGGGAGCGGGCACGGCCGGTGGCGCCGTCTGCTTCGAGGGTTCCGTGGCGGGGCTGCGCACGGGCGGCACGATCACCGGCCGCCACTTCGACGACCGGACGGCGCTCAAGGACTCGGTGCGGCAGCCGACCGGGGCGCTGGAGGTCCGCGGCGCGGACTCGCACAACCTGCGCGGCGTTGACGTGGACGTTCCGCTCGGGGTGTTGTGCGTGGTCACCGGGGTGGCCGGGTCCGGTAAGAGTTCGCTGATCCAAGGTTCGGTGTCGGGGCGCGACGGTGTGGTGACCGTCGACCAGGGCGCGATCCGCGGGTCGCGGCGCAGCAACCCGGCGACCTACACGGGGCTGCTCGACCCGATCCGCAAGGCGTTCGCGAAGGTCAACGGGGTGAAGCCGGGGCTGTTCAGCGCCAACTCCGAAGGCGCCTGCCCGAACTGCAACGGTGCCGGTGTCGTCTACACGGACCTGGCGATGATGGCGGGGGTGGCCACCACCTGCGAGGAGTGCGAGGGCAAGCGCTTCCAGGCGTCGGTGCTGGATCACCAACTCGGCGGGCGGGACATCAGCGAGGTGCTCGCGATGTCGGTGACCGAGGCCGAGGAGTTCTTCGGTTCCGGTGCGGCGCGCACGCCGGCCGCGCACAAGATCCTCACGCGGCTGGCCGACGTGGGGCTGGGGTACATCAGGTTGGGGCAGCCGCTCACCACGCTGTCCGGGGGTGAACGGCAGCGGCTCAAGCTGGCCACTCACCTGGGCGAGAAGGGCGGTGTCTACGTCCTCGACGAGCCGACCACCGGCCTGCACCTCGCCGACGTGGAACAACTGCTCGGTCTGCTCGACCGGCTGGTGGACTCCGGGAAGTCGGTCATCGTCGTGGAGCACCACCAGGCCGTGATGGCGCACGCGGATCGGATCATCGACCTCGGCCCCGGTGCCGGGCACGACGGTGGGCGGGTCGTTTTCGAGGGCACCCCGGCCGAGCTGGTCGCCGACCGCTCCACCCTCACCGGCGAGCACCTCGCGGCCTACGTCGGAGCATGA
- the dnaB gene encoding replicative DNA helicase, with translation MALADERGAQPASNGDHGFERQPPQDLAAEQSVLGGMMLSKDAIADVVEVLTPNDFYRPAHQAIYDCVLDLYGRGEPADAITVSAELERRQELKRIGGAPYMHTLIASVPTAANAGYYAEIVAEKAVLRRLVEAGTRIVQLGYHGAEGSAIEEVVDRAQSAIYDVTEKNTSEDYAALEDLLQPTMDEIDAIASRGGESQGIPTGFTDLDEVTNGLHPGQMIIVAARPGVGKALALDTPLPTPDGWTTMGEVATGDELIGVAGRPVRVLRATEVLTDRPCYEIEFSDGGVIVADAEHQWRLADGDVLTTARLAAEQARPQLPAHGGFRLPQQELPVAPYALGVWLAAGDGSGEVHGDRELLELAGLAHATESDGAAVTTVGAVVEYPDEPAEPERSEAEESAKPAFGVDIPAALSRFGAWDDHDLPLAYLRASEEQRRALLAGLLDAAGSVSADGTLRLEISEPLSVRVRELVLSLGYTCGARIAESEQGDFDRVALVFDSGADEVFRLPAKNTEHKKARQEQAQPLRSVVDIREVPGVPVRCVEVDAPDHLYLAGRGMVPTHNSTLGLDFARTVSIKHGMASVIFSLEMGKTEIVMRMLSAEARIRLGDMRGGRMTDDDWTRLARRMSEISEAPLYVDDSPNLTMMEIRAKARRLKQRADIQLVVLDYMQLMTSGKRVESRQQEVSEFSRNLKLLAKELEVPVVAISQLNRGPEQRNDKRPQLSDLRESGSLEQDADMVILIHRPDAFERDDPRMGEADLILAKHRAGPTSTITVAHQLHYSRFVDMAPE, from the coding sequence GTGGCGTTGGCAGACGAACGAGGCGCTCAACCCGCGTCGAACGGGGATCACGGCTTCGAACGCCAGCCCCCGCAGGATCTGGCCGCGGAGCAGTCCGTCCTCGGCGGCATGATGCTCAGCAAGGACGCCATCGCCGACGTCGTCGAAGTGCTCACGCCGAACGACTTCTACCGTCCGGCGCACCAGGCGATCTACGACTGCGTCCTGGACCTCTACGGCCGCGGTGAGCCCGCCGACGCGATCACCGTCTCGGCCGAACTGGAACGCCGCCAGGAGCTCAAGCGCATCGGCGGCGCCCCCTACATGCACACGCTGATCGCCAGCGTGCCCACCGCGGCCAACGCCGGTTACTACGCGGAGATCGTCGCGGAGAAGGCCGTGCTGCGCCGCCTCGTCGAAGCGGGCACCCGCATCGTCCAGCTCGGCTACCACGGCGCCGAGGGCTCAGCGATCGAAGAGGTCGTGGACCGCGCGCAGTCCGCCATCTACGACGTGACCGAGAAGAACACCAGCGAGGACTACGCGGCGCTGGAAGACCTGCTGCAGCCCACGATGGACGAGATCGACGCCATCGCCTCGCGCGGCGGCGAGTCCCAGGGCATCCCCACCGGCTTCACCGACCTGGACGAGGTCACCAACGGCCTGCACCCCGGCCAGATGATCATCGTTGCGGCGCGTCCCGGTGTCGGCAAGGCGCTCGCGCTGGACACCCCGCTGCCCACCCCCGACGGCTGGACCACGATGGGCGAGGTCGCGACCGGTGACGAGCTCATCGGTGTGGCGGGCCGCCCGGTGCGGGTGCTGCGCGCGACGGAAGTGCTCACCGACCGCCCCTGCTACGAGATCGAGTTCTCCGACGGCGGCGTGATCGTCGCCGACGCCGAACACCAGTGGCGGCTCGCCGACGGCGACGTGCTGACCACCGCGCGGCTGGCGGCGGAGCAGGCCCGGCCGCAACTTCCCGCGCACGGCGGATTCCGGTTGCCCCAGCAGGAGCTGCCGGTGGCGCCCTACGCGCTCGGCGTGTGGCTCGCGGCGGGCGACGGTTCCGGCGAGGTGCACGGTGACCGGGAACTGCTGGAGCTGGCCGGCCTGGCCCACGCGACGGAATCGGACGGGGCCGCGGTCACCACCGTCGGCGCCGTCGTCGAGTACCCGGACGAGCCCGCCGAGCCGGAGCGCTCCGAAGCCGAGGAATCGGCGAAGCCCGCCTTCGGCGTCGACATCCCCGCCGCGCTCAGCCGATTCGGCGCGTGGGACGACCACGACCTGCCGCTGGCCTACCTGCGAGCCAGCGAGGAACAGCGCCGGGCGCTGCTGGCCGGTCTGCTCGACGCGGCCGGTTCGGTCAGCGCCGACGGGACGCTGCGCCTGGAGATCAGCGAGCCGCTTTCGGTGCGAGTCCGCGAGCTCGTGCTCAGCCTCGGCTACACCTGCGGAGCCCGGATCGCCGAATCCGAACAGGGCGACTTCGACCGGGTCGCGCTCGTCTTCGACAGCGGCGCGGACGAGGTGTTCCGGCTGCCCGCGAAGAACACCGAGCACAAGAAGGCTCGGCAGGAGCAGGCTCAGCCGCTGCGCTCCGTCGTCGACATCCGCGAGGTGCCCGGCGTGCCGGTGCGCTGCGTCGAGGTCGACGCCCCGGACCACCTGTACCTGGCCGGTCGGGGCATGGTGCCCACGCACAACTCGACGCTCGGCCTGGACTTCGCCCGCACCGTGTCGATCAAGCACGGCATGGCCAGCGTCATCTTCTCGCTGGAGATGGGCAAAACCGAGATCGTGATGCGCATGCTGTCCGCGGAGGCGCGCATCCGGCTCGGCGACATGCGCGGTGGCCGCATGACCGACGACGACTGGACGCGGCTGGCCCGCCGGATGAGCGAGATCAGCGAGGCGCCGCTGTACGTGGACGACTCGCCGAACCTGACGATGATGGAGATCCGCGCGAAGGCGCGGCGGCTCAAGCAGCGCGCCGACATCCAGCTCGTGGTGCTCGACTACATGCAGCTGATGACCTCGGGCAAGCGCGTCGAATCACGGCAGCAGGAGGTCTCGGAGTTCTCCCGAAACCTCAAGCTGCTCGCGAAGGAACTCGAAGTTCCCGTCGTCGCCATCTCCCAGCTCAACCGTGGCCCCGAACAACGGAACGACAAACGCCCACAGCTCTCCGACCTGCGTGAAAGTGGTTCACTGGAACAGGACGCGGACATGGTGATCCTGATTCACCGGCCGGACGCGTTCGAACGGGACGACCCGCGCATGGGCGAGGCGGACCTGATTCTGGCAAAGCACCGCGCCGGCCCGACCAGCACGATCACCGTCGCGCACCAGCTGCACTACAGCCGTTTCGTGGACATGGCTCCGGAATGA
- the rplI gene encoding 50S ribosomal protein L9: MKIILTADVTGLGESGDIVEVKDGYARNLLLPRGLAIVATKGAQKQVETIRRTQEARRVRNLEHAQELKAQLQELGAVTLTAKVSKQGKLFGSITAADVVAAVRKAGGPNLDKRSVELRGHIKDLGKHGVDVRLHPDVKASVNVQVSAAS; encoded by the coding sequence GTGAAGATCATTCTGACTGCTGACGTGACCGGCCTGGGCGAGTCGGGTGACATCGTCGAGGTCAAGGACGGCTACGCACGCAACCTGCTGCTGCCGCGCGGCCTGGCGATCGTCGCCACCAAGGGCGCGCAGAAGCAGGTCGAGACGATCCGTCGCACCCAGGAAGCGCGCCGGGTTCGCAACCTGGAGCACGCGCAGGAGCTGAAGGCTCAGCTGCAGGAGCTCGGCGCGGTCACGCTGACCGCGAAGGTGTCCAAGCAGGGCAAGCTGTTCGGCTCGATCACCGCCGCCGATGTCGTGGCCGCGGTGCGCAAGGCCGGTGGCCCGAACCTGGACAAGCGTTCGGTGGAGCTGCGCGGGCACATCAAGGACCTCGGCAAGCACGGGGTCGATGTCCGGCTGCACCCCGACGTCAAGGCGTCGGTGAACGTCCAGGTGTCGGCCGCGAGCTGA
- the rpsR gene encoding 30S ribosomal protein S18, whose amino-acid sequence MAKAPVRKPKKKVCVFCKDRAAQSIDYKDTTLLRKYISDRGKIRARRVTGNCSQHQRDVAIAVKNAREMALLPYTSTAR is encoded by the coding sequence ATGGCCAAGGCGCCAGTGCGCAAGCCGAAGAAAAAGGTCTGCGTGTTCTGCAAGGACCGTGCGGCGCAGAGCATCGACTACAAGGACACGACGCTGCTGCGGAAGTACATCTCCGACCGCGGCAAGATCCGTGCCCGTCGGGTGACCGGCAACTGCAGCCAGCACCAGCGCGACGTCGCCATCGCGGTGAAGAACGCCCGCGAGATGGCGCTGCTGCCCTACACCTCGACCGCCCGCTGA
- a CDS encoding single-stranded DNA-binding protein, whose translation MAGETVITVVGNLTADPELRFTPSGAAVANFTIASTPRTFDRQSGEWKDGEALFLRCNIWRQAAENVAETLTRGMRVVAQGRLRQRSFDTKEGEKRTVVELEVDEIGPALKYATAKVNKVSRSGGGGGGFGGGGGGASAPPADDPWGSAPPAGSSGGGFSDEPPF comes from the coding sequence ATGGCCGGTGAAACGGTAATCACGGTGGTCGGCAACCTCACCGCCGACCCGGAACTGCGCTTCACGCCCTCCGGTGCTGCCGTGGCGAACTTCACGATCGCCTCGACGCCGCGCACCTTCGACCGCCAGTCCGGTGAGTGGAAGGACGGCGAGGCGCTGTTCCTGCGCTGCAACATCTGGCGGCAGGCCGCGGAGAACGTGGCCGAGACGCTGACCCGCGGCATGCGGGTCGTGGCGCAGGGCCGGTTGCGTCAGCGTTCCTTCGACACGAAGGAAGGCGAGAAGCGCACCGTCGTCGAGCTCGAGGTCGACGAGATCGGGCCAGCCCTGAAGTACGCGACCGCCAAGGTGAACAAGGTCAGCCGCAGCGGTGGCGGCGGCGGTGGTTTCGGTGGCGGTGGCGGCGGTGCGTCCGCGCCTCCCGCCGACGACCCGTGGGGTTCGGCTCCGCCCGCCGGTTCTTCCGGTGGCGGATTCAGCGACGAACCGCCGTTCTGA
- the rpsF gene encoding 30S ribosomal protein S6, with protein sequence MRHYELMVILDPSLDERTVPQSLENFLKVIRNDGGSVEKVDVWGRRRLSFEIDKQAEGIYVVVDLNSEPASVKELDRQLNLNETVLRTKVQRRVVEPRKAARVARAAAKATKHANRSEASA encoded by the coding sequence ATGCGTCATTACGAGCTCATGGTCATCCTCGACCCGAGCCTGGACGAGCGCACTGTGCCTCAGTCCCTGGAAAACTTCCTCAAGGTCATCCGCAACGACGGTGGCAGTGTCGAGAAGGTCGATGTGTGGGGCCGTCGTCGGCTCTCCTTCGAGATCGACAAGCAGGCCGAGGGCATCTACGTCGTGGTCGACCTCAACAGCGAGCCGGCCTCGGTCAAGGAGCTGGACCGCCAGCTGAACCTGAACGAGACCGTCCTGCGCACCAAGGTGCAGCGGCGCGTCGTCGAACCGCGCAAGGCGGCCCGCGTCGCCCGTGCGGCGGCGAAGGCGACCAAGCACGCCAACCGCTCCGAGGCCTCGGCCTGA